The Mercurialis annua linkage group LG7, ddMerAnnu1.2, whole genome shotgun sequence genome includes the window tttctagaggaggttgagcagaatgctcggcgacttcAGGCTAcggagcgtcagaccgtcgttcttgtagaaatgtcaatgaagggttcagcCGGAAACTGGTTTCGTAGCtctgttcatgctgacatggctaccatctcttgggctcagtttgtggcgagattcagagctttcttcttgccgttttcagtgacagagggtcacagagacagaTTGCTTTCacttactagggatgataggtcagtatccgagtacacgactgagttcgtgaggttgggtcggttcgcgccggacttgcagacagatcaggagagggtgaacaacagatacgtgaaaggcttagggcgcgattttgtgagtttgctgaccgagacacgcagagattttacagacgtagtagacagtgctcggcgtatggagagctcgttactgcagtttggggatatttctggtccttctcagaccaagaagtcttctggccctggacagcagagtggtggcggtagctaccaatcggcaccttctcagtacaagaacaagaagaggggtgtcaagaagagttatcagccgtacacttacagttcaggcaacagcggtagcaaccgcagttttgggcgcggtaacagcggaggtgctagttttcctttctgtcagaactgcagacgtcgacatccaggcgagtgtcgtttagcaccagggggttgttttacttgtggccagccgggtcacttcgccagagagtgtcaggcatctggacagcagatgtcggcagctagtgtcgctcagccatcctatcagagtcagagaccagtgttctctgcaccagcagggttttctcaacctgctgcttcttttggtggccagcggggccgaggttctggagggcgtggttttggaggccgtggcaacggcggtagaggttctagcagctatggtaccgggcagagctctcaacagcagagtcagggtcaggccagagttttcgccttgactcctcaggatgctcatgcatctaacgcagtggtgcaaggtactcttcagatctctttcgtagatgcacttgttttattcgatgcgggtgcaacccattcttttgtgtctacgtgttttgctgctaagttgggtgtaacaccaacaagtctgggtgaacctttatctgtttctactcctttgtctgactgtgtggtggtggatgttgtgtatccatcgtgttccgtggttatccatggaaggGATTTGCGTGCTGActtagttgttttggatgttctttcatttgacgtgattttggggatggattggctggcacgccattatgcttcgatcgactgtcgagggaagtcggttgagtttcggattccaggtgatctacccttttcttttcaaggggaaaaggcggagacaccgaagaatctgatttctgcgatcaaggcaaagcggatgatgagtaagggttgtcaagctttcttagctgtggttcgagacatggatgctgaggtgggcagtatgaacactgtccctatagtgaatgagttcactgatgtttttccagaggagttgcctggattaccacctgatcgggatatcgatttctgcattgacgttgttcctggaactggtcctatttcgataccgccgtatcggatggctcctgctgagctgaaggagttaaaggagcagttacaagaacttctggacagtggcttcatcagaccgagtacttctccgtggggtgctccagttctgtttgttaagaagaaggatggttcctttcggctttgtatcgactacaagcagttgaataaggctaccatcaagaacagatatcctctccctcgcatcgacgacttgtttgatcagttgcagggtgcgaagtgcttttccaagattgacttgagatccgggtatcatcaacttcggattcgggatgtcgatgtgcctaagactgctttcagaacgcgttatgggcatttcgagtttctggtcatgtcgtttgggttgactaacgcaccagcagcgtttatggacatgatgaatcgggttttcaagccgtttttggatcagtttgttatcgtctttattgatgacatcctgatttattctcggagtgaggaggagcatgcttatcacttgaggactatactacagaccttgcgagagcatcagttgtatgctaagttctcaaagtgcgagttttggctggaacaggttaccttcttaggacacgtggtgtcgaaggatgggatcaaggttgatccgaagaagattgaggcggttatggattggcagaggccgaggtcagttaccgagatcaggagttttcttgggttagctggctactaccgtcggttcgtgcaggatttttctcgaatatctgcacctttgactaagctgacacagaagggtgttaagtttgagtggaccgacaagtgtgaggcaagtttcgagaagctgaaggagattctgactacagctcctgttttggcgttgccttctggcattgagggttttactgtgtactaCGATGCTTCTAGGATTGgcttgggttgcgtgttgatgcaacatggacaggtgatcgcctatgcttctcgtcagctgaagaagcatgaggtgaattaccctacacatgacttggagttagctgctgtggtctttgctctgaagatctggaggcactacttgtacggtgcgacttgcgagatcttcactgatcacaagagtctgaagtacatctttgatcagcgagagttgaatctgagacagaggaggtggctagagttgctgaaagactacgactgtactattcagtatcatcctggtaaggctaatgtggtggCCGATgcattgagtcgcaagtcttcgggcagcttagcccatatttctgaggttggacgtagacccatggttcgagagtggcatggtttgatagcttcgggctacggttttcaggtttctcagaacgggagtttgttggcacatctgcaagtgcagccggttttgattgataggattaaagctttacaagctgaggatccacaattgaaacgaattatggacgagatccatctggatgggaattccgagtttgtttttgttgacggagttctcaggtttggttctagactgtgcgttccggattcagatggtttgagagaccagattctggaggaagcgcatagatcagcctacagtgttcatccgggatctaccaagatgtaccatgacctcaagggtacgtattggtggagcggaatgaagaaggatgttgcagagtacgtttccaagtgtctgacttgccagcaagtgaagctggaacatcagagaccttttggctatctacaaccactacctattccagagtggaagtgggagcggattgccatggactttgttgttggtttaccacgtactcgacaggggtacgattccatctgggtgatagttgaccgtatgaccaagtcagctcatttccttccgatcaaggtttcgtatcctgcttcgaagttggctcagttgtacatcgacaggattgtcagtttgcatggtgtaccggtttcgatcgtttctgacagaggttctgtcttcacttcgaggttctggaaagcgttacaagagtccttgggttctcgattggacttcagtacagcttttcatcctcagactgacggacagtctgagaggactattcagacgttggaggatatgctcaggatgtgcattcttgattttcagggtagctgggatactcatttgccgttgattgagttttcctacaacaacagttaccatgcgagcattgagatggcaccttatgaggctttgtacggacgcaagtgtcgatctcctatctgctgggaagaggtcggcgagcggaagctgtctggtgctgagattattcagattacctcagagaaggtaccgttgataaaacggagattggagacagcttttagtcggcataagagttatgctgatccgaagagaaaagacatcgagtttcaggtgggagactttgtgtttcttcgggtttcgcctatgaaaggcgtggttcgttttggtgtcaaaggaaagttggcaccgaggtacgttggtccttatgagatttcagagaggattggagctgtggcatatcgtctggttctgccgccagacatgtcgttggtgcatcctgtgtttcacgtttctatgttgaggaagtgtatttcCGATCCTTcgcatgtgattgtgcctcagagtgttgagattgaccaggagctgtcctatgaggaacagccagttgagattgttgatacgcaagtgcgtaaattgcggaacaaggagattccgatggtcaaggttctttggcgcaatcattctgtagaggagtgtacttgggagacagagttggatatgcggaatcgctatccttttctttttccgtgaggtacgatatcttgatttctgtgtTTATTTATGATCCTTaattgtgttacgtgttgttttGGTGTGAAttacttatcgtgttaaattcgaggacgaatttataattagttggggagaatgtaatatcccggaattttttttaaaattttctaaattgttttcggtattaaattaaattttcggGGGCGGTTTGATTCGTAgttaaattttggttcggttcaatttcaattttgggcttggttctcggtcccttgggtcttggttcaaccaaatggttgaaccaaggaggAAAAacccaggtctcgtaagagacctgggAATTTCacgcacagtcccgtacgggactgtgcctgtcccgtacgggactgtgaaTTTTCTTCTCTGGTTTGTTAAGGGCAGTTTTGCCCTTTCACCAACCCTACTTCCACCTCGTTTTTAACCTAATTCCTACGTTTAAATGCTTAAtatttttgacctaaaacgtTCACCATGCTGCAAACAATTCATAGCAACCTTTCCTTTCCGTTTTCGCTGAGAAATCGCTAGCCGTAATCTCTTCCGAAGTTGACTGAAAATTTCGGTAAACATTCTTTcataatttcagttttttagttTGGACGACTTTCAGTGTTTTGATCCGTGTgtattcgtttctagatcgaaactgaaaccgattgatctcaggcgttctagactcgtatacCTTCGATTCTACTCAttcgcttcgcttaacggtacgccgttgatctcattctattgccgttcggtttatcgttttgaattgtgtataaTCTGTTCTTGGTTGGGTGTTTGCTGTCGATTTCCATATGATTCTTGattatgtgttatgtgttttaAGTGGTCTTAAACCATGTTTTCCTTCATTGTTAATGGATTAAAACTTTGCTTAAGCTTGGGTTGTTCCATTCGATGCCGTACGGTTCTTCGTAACCTTATTTTCCGTTTTCTGCCATTACTTTAAATTGTAGTTCTTGATGTTATAGTTGGTTTTAGGCCCTTGATTCAGTGTTATTGTTTGAGGGTCTTGATTGTGTCTTGAGGTTAAGGTTTCACGAGTAATTCAAATTAAGAAGTTTGCCCCATAGTTGTTGATTCGGAATTGCAGTGAATGAAGGATTTGAGTTTGATAATCTGTGTTGCTCAATTGAAGGTGATGGCTAATTGGCCAAAATGGTCACCaaattgttttacttaaatcaattGAACTATCCAAGTTAGTTTTACATATTAATCTTGTTTTGATAATAATTTGAActcatttgattttaaatagacaaattgaatacgttaaatattttataatttgaattaatataattactcgggtaattatatttaattttaattgaaatgtctattttggctaatttacaatttagcccctaaaagtttctaaaagcttatttaagttatgttttatattttgggacttctaattgatttattatttagtaaattaagaatgggaaatttattggatttcataattgactaaagtactaTTTAGCCctttttggctaaagtacagtttagtccctatttggctaaagtacaatttagtccctaaacttttatgacttatttaattaagtttttggggtgtaacttgggttacttgaattataagatattaaattctattttaatatagataattgttttattaaagtattttaaattataaactcgtgtttataaatttaataaagttttgttttgggttagactgtggtcgcccaacaagtgggaagaagcttggtagttttaataactcggctgactcactgatacggattttaacttgggttaaatcaatttgtttatttaaattactaaaattgtaatttaatatataattaatatgattgtattctataacttggattatatttggaatgcatttaatataagtgatTATTAAATGTGGtttggttttgcgttgtgctagtcctatgtgttgtctagtactctttagagttagggtctgattttaattatgattttaatatttatttagacccgtcgaccgttcgtacttcagaggcgaaccagagttagattgcttgtcaggatcacgtggatttagcaagcagtgagtttatatctctatttacctctttattaagcaaatgtattattttgtatatatatatgtataagcagcttttgaactgttttcggcattgtggatttgatttggaacgtgctactcgatgggcatcatcgggactgcgtgagcaccggtaatgattatggtattgaggtaggtttgagatacgtctcaccttagtgagggcaccggtggaagatacgtctcctgggctcactatttattaagtgatggtcggggatcggttattgagatacgtctcaccgacacgacaatggatttagaattgtggtttagggtttcattgataatccataatgaaaatgttttattaaacgtctttaaaggtttttaacttaataaatgtaaatggttatataaactctactcagtaaatctgaccccgttgttttcccaaattttccaggtttatgatttgagcgtttggtcgatctccgtttcttcattctcggaggttctttattttatttcagaataaatgagtcgaactattttaaactcttagaccgcagtagtagtttcatattattcatgtcttagtcttacgtttatattttagactattgttgttggattggtccaactattacttatcgcttgtggcatgattacagtgttatggcatttatattatattgccatgttggagtttatttgagattaagcgtactttgaatatatgttgcttattgtactgctagactaggctgaagtctcggttgcccccgagcatgtggctttctgcaggtacattgttttaaatgatataagttggttatccgcaaggctagctacgggttttggtacaaccatacccataccctagcgccggtcacgattcatgaaaatgggtcgtgacattaactTACTCCAACATGTAAGcaaattatacaacgcaaatcaaaaccaaaatattACGATTTCTACAACCCATAAATCACGTAACCATGCCattgaacaaaattaaattaaatatactttgagaaaatcaagacatgctaaaACAAGCTTGAATTCTTGTAACCAAATCATTCTGTAATATATAATCTTTCAAGAATAcgctttaaaatttattttgaaatcttaaagTCAATTAtcaaacttccaaatttttagttaagccccacggttaaaacaaaatcactatcTGTGAAAgtcttcttattaatcaattgctttaaacGGATACCTAAGTATctcaaacaataaaatcatcgagctagccaagtcattacaactaccaagctcaacttctaaatttgggtgacccaagtcgaacccagtacaactgtttataaaatgtattcaaaatatttgtaaatctcgaaaaaatatttgaataaaatttccatcttttcaaaatttaggAGTTTAActtaacccaaccgctaaacagcaatttaaaatctcaagtgagaaatctttgatctcaaacaTCCATTCCGTATATCCCAAGGAttcaaatacaataaaaatCCTCTTTACTagaaacttaaccaaaaata containing:
- the LOC126657062 gene encoding uncharacterized protein LOC126657062, which codes for MSMKGSAGNWFRSSVHADMATISWAQFVARFRAFFLPFSVTEGHRDRLLSLTRDDRSVSEYTTEFVRLGRFAPDLQTDQERVNNRYVKGLGRDFVSLLTETRRDFTDVVDSARRMESSLLQFGDISGPSQTKKSSGPGQQSGGGSYQSAPSQYKNKKRGVKKSYQPYTYSSGNSGSNRSFGRGNSGGASFPFCQNCRRRHPGECRLAPGGCFTCGQPGHFARECQASGQQMSAASVAQPSYQSQRPVFSAPAGFSQPAASFGGQRGRGSGGRGFGGRGNGGRGSSSYGTGQSSQQQSQGQARVFALTPQDAHASNAVVQGTLQISFVDALVLFDAGATHSFVSTCFAAKLGVTPTSLGEPLSVSTPLSDCVVVDVVYPSCSVVIHGRDLRADLVVLDVLSFDVILGMDWLARHYASIDCRGKSVEFRIPGDLPFSFQGEKAETPKNLISAIKAKRMMSKGCQAFLAVVRDMDAEVGSMNTVPIVNEFTDVFPEELPGLPPDRDIDFCIDVVPGTGPISIPPYRMAPAELKELKEQLQELLGDVDVPKTAFRTRYGHFEFLVMSFGLTNAPAAFMDMMNRVFKPFLDQFVIVFIDDILIYSRSEEEHAYHLRTILQTLREHQLYAKFSKCEFWLEQVTFLGHVVSKDGIKVDPKKIEAVMDWQRPRSVTEIRSFLGLAGYYRRFVQDFSRISAPLTKLTQKGVKFEWTDKCEASFEKLKEILTTAPVLALPSGIEGFTVYYDASRIGLGCVLMQHGQVIAYASRQLKKHEVNYPTHDLELAAVVFALKIWRHYLYGATCEIFTDHKSLKYIFDQRELNLRQRRWLELLKDYDCTIQYHPGKANVVADALSRKSSGSLAHISEVGRRPMVREWHGLIASGYGFQVSQNGSLLAHLQVQPVLIDRIKALQAEDPQLKRIMDEIHLDGNSEFVFVDGVLRFGSRLCVPDSDGLRDQILEEAHRSAYSVHPGSTKMYHDLKGTYWWSGMKKDVAEYVSKCLTCQQVKLEHQRPFGYLQPLPIPEWKWERIAMDFVVGLPRTRQGYDSIWVIVDRMTKSAHFLPIKVSYPASKLAQLYIDRIVSLHGALDSVLLFEVNEGFEFDNLCCSIEGDG